The Desulfosalsimonas propionicica DNA window GACAACCATTGGCGCCGGTTTGAGAGACTATAATATGCACCCCGGACAAAATCAAACCTTTTCACCCGGTTAGGCGGCCAGACAGATGATGGATTATCACGTTCACACCCGGCTTTGCAACCATGCCAGCGGGGACATGGCCCAATACGTGGCCTGTGCCGCAGGCCGGGGGCTTTCGGAAATCGGCTTTCTGGAGCACCTGACCCTGCATGAGCAGGGCCGCCACCTGTCCATGACCGCCATGGACATTCCCCTTTATTACTATGCCGCACGCCGCCTGCAGGCAGCAGTAAACGGGCAGATCCGCATCCGGGTGGGCCTGGAGGTGGATTTCACCCCGGAGCTGGCCGCACAGGCACAGGAAATAGCAGAGTGCTTTGACTTTGACATGATCGGGGGATCCGTGCATTTTATTGAAAACCGCAACCTGGTCAGCTCACGGGCCGGCCAGAACCTGGACAAACAACCCAGGGATGCGCTTTTTGACCAATACCTGGACCTGCTGGATCAAATGGCGGACTACCCGTTTATCGACATTGTATGCCACCTGGACGTGATCCGGAAATTCGGCGTCCTGCCCGGAGAAAATTTTTACGAAAAACTCGATCCAATCCTGGACAAAATCGCTGCAAAGGGCAAAACCGTGGAGGTCAACACCAGCGGCCTGCATCATCCAACCGCCCGTATTTACCCGGACGCAAGAATTCTTGCCAAATGCCGGGAAAAAAACATTGCCGTGTGCACGGGCTCTGATGCCCACCGGCCCGAACAGGTGGGCCGGGACTTTGATGTAGCCATGGCACAGCTCACAGATGCCGGCTACACCCATGTAGCGGCATTTGACCGCAAAACCCGCCGGCAAATACCCCTGGCCCGGATGACCGAAGGTATCAACACTGTTTCTGAAATTCCGAAAAAACCCGAGGAATAAATATGAACCTGGCATCAATCGGCACGTTTCTGATCATCAGCATCCCGTTTTTCCTGCTCACCGTGTGGGCGCTGGTGGATGTATCCTTAAAAACCTTTCCCGGCAAAGGCGAAAAAGTCCTGTGGTGGATCATTGCCATCACCCCGTTTGCGGGCTGGCTGATTTACCTGGTACTGGGCTTTCGCCGGGGTGTTAAACAAAACCCCACAGCATGAAATTCTATTTGACAAAAACCGCAAACACCCCTAATATTGCAAAACTTAACCGGGCGGCCATAATAACCAAACCTGCCGGTTTACCCAGCACATCAGCCACCCATGGCCCCATCGTCTAGCGGTCCAGGACGCCGGCCTCTCACGCCGGAAACACGGGTTCGAGTCCCGTTGGGGTCACCAATAATAAAAATTCCAATAGCGTATTGCCCGGGTTCAATAGGGTAAGAGCTGTCATATCAATACTCTCTTGAGCAAAACAACTATACCATTGACCAAAATGAAGGCCCTCACTGCGAACCATACTGAAATGAATACCGCGCAGGTCATTTATGAAGCCTGATTAAGAACTCAGGGTTATAAAAACCGTCAGCAGTTTGGGGGCGGGCAGAAATAGAAACACAAAAGAGCGAAAACGGATTATTATGAAAACCGCAAAAGACTATTTCAACAAATCGGCAGATGAGTGGGACAAACCCCGGCGGGTCGCCATGGCAAACAATGTATCAGCGGCGATACGGAAAAATATCCCTCTTTCCAAAACCATGACGGCCATGGAATTCGGCTGCGGCACCGGGCTGATCAGCATGGCCCTGGCCCCGGAGGTGAAACATGTACTGGCCGTGGATATGTCCGAAAATATGCTGGCGGTGCTGGAAAAAAAGATTGCTGACAACCGGGTGGACAATATTACCCCTTGTCAGCTGGATCTGACCGGGGGAGAGGTGCCCGGGGAGCGGTTTGATCTGATCTTTTCGAGCATGGTCCTTCATCATGTAAAAGATGTGGACAATCTTCTGGGAACCTTTTTTAAGCTGCTAAACCCCGGCGGCCGGCTGGCCCTGGCAGATCTGGACGCGGAAGACGGCGGATTTCACGGAGATATCCCGGATGTATTTCATCAGGGGTTTGACCGCAAAGAACTGGGCCGGGTGCTGGAGAGAAAAGGTTTTACGGATATTTCCGTTGCAACGGCCCATGTCATAAAAAAAGAAAGTGCCACCACCGGCAAGCCGGCTGAATTTTCTGTATTTCTGATCACCGCAAAAAAAGATACAATCTCTTGATTCTTTTCTGAATTAACCCGCAACAATCCAGGAGTGGTTATCACGGGCTGGAATATTTCGCAGATGTGCTGATTGCAAAATACAGGCCGTCGCAGACCATGAAAGCTTATGCGGATACGGGCAATCCTGGCAAGAACCGGCAGCTGCATAACGGGGCCGGCCATATGCATTTTTGCCTCCTTAATGGTAGTCTTCATAATTCACACCACTTGTAAAATACTGGATCCCAGGTCTTGAGAGTCTTTTTATGCCTGAGGCAATCACCGATTTTTTGACAACTGATGCAGGCGTGACTATTTTTTGACCCAGATCCGGGGAGTATCGTTTGCACAGTCGACGATGCAAGGGGCCTTCAAGAGATGAAACATCAATGAAGCTTCACCCAAGGAGATGAGAATGACAACTGAGAAATCCATAGATAAGATCTTGTTTGCACTGGAGCTTTCTTCCCTTTCCAAAAGTGTTGCCGAATGGGTAAAGGTGATGGGAAAACAATTCAATGCCGAAGTGCATGTGCTGCATGTAGTACCCGAGCTTGACTACTGGAAAGTCGCCTATGCCATATCCCCGAGGCATCTGGATGATGAAAACAAAATCCTGAATAATGCAGAAAACCAGGTAGAATCCTTCTGCCAGAAAAACCTCGAGGCTCTGCCCGGGCTCAAAACCAAGGTCGTGATCGGCAACCCCGCAGAAGAGATCGTCAATTATATCAAAGATGAATCCATTTCCATGGCGGTGATGGGCACCCACGCCAAAAGTGGTCTGGACCGGACACTCTTTGGTTCTGTTGCAGACCGCGTTCTCCGATTGTCCCCGGTGCCCGTATTCACAGTCAACCCGGACCCCCCGGAAAACTAATCCAGGCGAGCACTGAGCAGCCGACGAACTGGAACCCGTTTATGCGAGAACCGGCGAGCCCGGGAAAAATGTCTAATCCGGATTTCCTTTCAGCCCGATTTCCTCTGCAACCGGTTTCATGCCTTCAATGGTTTGGGAAATCGCCTCGGACAGCTCCATGTCCAGCCACCGGCAGCCCTGTTCGATAATTTCCCGGTTCACCCCGGCGGCAAACCGTTTGTCCTTCCACTTCTTTTTAACCGACTTGGCTTTCATATCCAGGATGCTTTTGGAGGGGCGCACAAGGGCGGCTGCCGCCACCAGCCCGGTCAGCTCGTCGATGGTGTAAAGGGTTTTTTCAAGAAGCGAGGCTGGCTTGACGTCATTTACGATGCCGTAACCGTGGCTGATCACAGCCCGGACATATTCTTCCGGCCAGTCTTCTGCGC harbors:
- a CDS encoding universal stress protein, giving the protein MTTEKSIDKILFALELSSLSKSVAEWVKVMGKQFNAEVHVLHVVPELDYWKVAYAISPRHLDDENKILNNAENQVESFCQKNLEALPGLKTKVVIGNPAEEIVNYIKDESISMAVMGTHAKSGLDRTLFGSVADRVLRLSPVPVFTVNPDPPEN
- a CDS encoding class I SAM-dependent DNA methyltransferase, translating into MKTAKDYFNKSADEWDKPRRVAMANNVSAAIRKNIPLSKTMTAMEFGCGTGLISMALAPEVKHVLAVDMSENMLAVLEKKIADNRVDNITPCQLDLTGGEVPGERFDLIFSSMVLHHVKDVDNLLGTFFKLLNPGGRLALADLDAEDGGFHGDIPDVFHQGFDRKELGRVLERKGFTDISVATAHVIKKESATTGKPAEFSVFLITAKKDTIS
- a CDS encoding PLDc N-terminal domain-containing protein produces the protein MNLASIGTFLIISIPFFLLTVWALVDVSLKTFPGKGEKVLWWIIAITPFAGWLIYLVLGFRRGVKQNPTA
- a CDS encoding histidinol-phosphatase, whose amino-acid sequence is MMDYHVHTRLCNHASGDMAQYVACAAGRGLSEIGFLEHLTLHEQGRHLSMTAMDIPLYYYAARRLQAAVNGQIRIRVGLEVDFTPELAAQAQEIAECFDFDMIGGSVHFIENRNLVSSRAGQNLDKQPRDALFDQYLDLLDQMADYPFIDIVCHLDVIRKFGVLPGENFYEKLDPILDKIAAKGKTVEVNTSGLHHPTARIYPDARILAKCREKNIAVCTGSDAHRPEQVGRDFDVAMAQLTDAGYTHVAAFDRKTRRQIPLARMTEGINTVSEIPKKPEE